One genomic segment of candidate division KSB1 bacterium includes these proteins:
- a CDS encoding NUDIX hydrolase, with the protein MTAEPQWLSWAKQIQAIAQNGLAFSSNPFDQERYQALQRLAAEIIAGHALCSREHLAAMLAEEKGYATPKVDVRCVAFRAGRILLVQEKHDGKWALPGGWADAGLAPSEAALKELREETGFTGIARKIIAVYDRRRHCDIPHLFDTYKIFVQCDLLDGEFQPNLETRAADFFSLEELPPLSEGRTTRANLVEAFEHLKNPSRPTAFD; encoded by the coding sequence ATGACTGCGGAACCGCAATGGCTCTCCTGGGCCAAACAAATTCAGGCCATCGCGCAAAACGGATTGGCCTTCAGCAGCAATCCTTTCGATCAGGAACGCTACCAGGCGCTGCAGCGGCTGGCCGCCGAGATCATTGCCGGGCATGCGCTGTGTTCCCGTGAGCATTTGGCTGCCATGCTCGCAGAGGAGAAGGGCTACGCCACCCCGAAAGTGGACGTGCGGTGCGTGGCGTTTCGCGCGGGCAGGATTTTGCTGGTGCAGGAGAAGCACGACGGCAAATGGGCGCTGCCCGGCGGCTGGGCGGATGCCGGCCTGGCGCCCTCGGAAGCTGCCCTCAAAGAATTGCGTGAAGAAACCGGCTTCACCGGCATCGCGCGCAAGATCATCGCGGTGTATGACCGCCGCCGGCATTGCGACATTCCACATCTGTTCGACACCTACAAAATTTTCGTGCAGTGTGACCTGCTGGACGGTGAATTCCAGCCCAATCTCGAAACGCGTGCCGCCGATTTTTTCAGCCTGGAGGAGCTGCCGCCCCTCTCCGAAGGCCGCACCACCCGCGCCAATCTGGTGGAGGCCTTTGAACATCTCAAAAATCCCAGCCGGCCCACGGCATTCGATTAA